One Kitasatospora sp. MAP12-44 DNA segment encodes these proteins:
- a CDS encoding aminoglycoside phosphotransferase family protein, with protein sequence MSVAPGQISIPDRLRDTVLRWEGEHGAAWLAQLPARFAEQLARWDLTLDRICEPGGRLSLIGYVRRDDGGPAVLKAGLVTRETAQEHAALAHWAGRGAVLMLAAEPAEGLMLLERLHGDIPLRSLAEAKAMLEASGLLQRLWTAPGAGHPFTSVSEHVGRLCAELRRRRPLAEQVDAQPLVDEALEAAAGLLASEPEQYLLHGDFHHGNVMAADRAPWLAIDPKPLVGERAYDLAWLAQDRKDTLAGSPGPRGAARRRLHLLADAVDVDHDRLRGWTLLRTVAAGLWHLEAGDTPQAELHLEFAGWL encoded by the coding sequence ATGTCGGTAGCGCCAGGACAGATCAGCATTCCGGACCGGCTGCGGGACACCGTCCTGCGCTGGGAGGGCGAGCACGGTGCGGCCTGGCTGGCACAGCTGCCCGCCCGCTTCGCCGAGCAACTCGCGCGCTGGGACCTCACCCTGGACCGGATCTGCGAGCCAGGCGGCCGGCTCAGCCTGATCGGCTACGTCCGCCGCGACGACGGCGGCCCCGCCGTGCTCAAGGCCGGGCTGGTCACCCGCGAGACCGCCCAGGAGCACGCCGCCCTGGCGCACTGGGCCGGGCGCGGCGCGGTGCTGATGCTGGCCGCCGAACCGGCCGAGGGCCTGATGCTGCTGGAGCGCCTGCACGGCGACATCCCGCTGCGCTCGCTGGCCGAGGCCAAGGCGATGCTGGAGGCCTCCGGTCTGCTGCAGCGGCTGTGGACCGCGCCCGGCGCGGGCCACCCGTTCACCTCGGTGTCCGAGCATGTCGGCAGGCTCTGCGCGGAGTTGAGGCGCCGTCGGCCGCTGGCCGAGCAGGTCGACGCCCAGCCGCTGGTGGACGAGGCACTGGAGGCCGCGGCCGGGCTGCTGGCCTCCGAACCCGAGCAGTACCTGCTGCACGGCGACTTCCATCATGGCAATGTGATGGCCGCCGACCGGGCGCCCTGGCTGGCGATCGATCCCAAGCCGCTGGTCGGCGAACGCGCCTACGACCTCGCCTGGCTGGCCCAGGACCGCAAGGACACGCTGGCCGGCTCCCCCGGCCCGCGCGGCGCGGCCCGCCGCCGGCTGCACCTGCTGGCCGACGCCGTCGACGTGGACCACGACCGGCTGCGCGGCTGGACCCTGCTGCGCACCGTGGCGGCCGGGCTGTGGCACCTGGAGGCCGGCGACACCCCGCAGGCCGAGCTCCATCTGGAGTTCGCGGGCTGGCTGTAA
- a CDS encoding YlxR family protein, translated as MSGRTRVRACPERTCVGCRKRAAKDELLRVTAVEGSCVPDPRGTLPGRGAHLHPDPGCLDLAVRRRAFPRAFRLQGVLDTETLRVYVESRTTGAPAS; from the coding sequence GTGTCCGGCCGGACGCGTGTCCGTGCATGCCCAGAACGCACCTGCGTGGGCTGCCGCAAGCGAGCGGCCAAAGACGAGTTGCTGCGTGTTACGGCGGTCGAGGGCTCTTGTGTCCCCGATCCTCGGGGCACGCTGCCTGGCCGGGGAGCGCATCTGCACCCCGACCCGGGCTGTCTCGACCTGGCGGTCCGCCGTCGGGCGTTTCCGAGGGCCTTCCGGCTCCAGGGAGTGCTCGACACGGAGACTCTGCGCGTATACGTCGAGTCCCGGACCACCGGCGCCCCGGCCTCCTGA
- a CDS encoding GNAT family N-acetyltransferase, with protein MQAARGQTNPSGRRLGEATRVLDGPDLADTLEVLRRDPVVNAFVATRVEAVGLDPWRLGGEMWGWFDQDGRLESLCYAGANLVPINAGPEAVRAFAERARRQGRRCSSIVGPAESTSGLWAHLERSWGPAREVRGHQPLLATSAPSADVAPDPLVRRVRKDELDLLMPACVAMFTEEVGVSPLAGDGGLLYQARVAELVSTGRSFARISEQGEVIFKAEIGAVTQGACQIQGVWVAPAHRGRRLSETGMAAVLEIALREVAPVVSLYVNDYNLPARAAYHRVGFREIGAFMSVLF; from the coding sequence CTGCAGGCTGCACGGGGTCAGACCAATCCGTCCGGCCGCCGGCTCGGGGAGGCCACTCGCGTCCTGGACGGCCCGGATCTCGCGGACACCCTGGAGGTGCTGCGCCGGGACCCGGTGGTCAACGCGTTCGTCGCGACCCGGGTCGAGGCCGTCGGACTCGACCCCTGGCGGCTGGGCGGCGAGATGTGGGGCTGGTTCGACCAGGACGGCCGCCTGGAGTCGCTCTGCTACGCCGGGGCCAACCTGGTCCCGATCAACGCCGGACCCGAGGCGGTCCGCGCCTTCGCCGAACGGGCCCGCCGGCAGGGCCGGCGCTGCTCGTCGATCGTCGGTCCGGCCGAGTCCACCTCCGGGCTCTGGGCGCACCTGGAGCGCAGCTGGGGGCCGGCCCGCGAGGTGCGCGGCCACCAGCCGCTGCTGGCCACCAGCGCCCCCTCCGCCGACGTGGCGCCCGACCCGCTGGTCCGCCGGGTCCGCAAGGACGAGCTCGACCTGCTGATGCCGGCCTGCGTGGCGATGTTCACCGAGGAGGTCGGGGTCTCCCCGCTGGCTGGTGACGGCGGCCTGCTCTACCAGGCCCGGGTGGCCGAACTCGTCAGCACCGGAAGGTCGTTCGCGCGCATCTCGGAGCAGGGCGAGGTGATCTTCAAGGCCGAGATAGGCGCCGTCACGCAGGGCGCCTGCCAGATCCAGGGGGTCTGGGTCGCCCCGGCCCACCGCGGCCGGCGGCTCTCCGAGACCGGCATGGCCGCCGTGCTGGAGATCGCGCTGCGCGAGGTCGCCCCGGTGGTCAGCCTCTATGTCAACGACTACAACCTGCCGGCCCGCGCCGCGTATCACCGGGTGGGATTCCGGGAGATCGGCGCCTTCATGTCGGTACTCTTCTGA
- the ispG gene encoding flavodoxin-dependent (E)-4-hydroxy-3-methylbut-2-enyl-diphosphate synthase: MTAISLGIPSLPLKPLAKRRYSRQIMVGSVPVGGDAPVSVQSMTTTVTADINATLQQIAELTASGCQIVRVAVPTQDDADALPIIAKKSGIPVIADIHFQPKYVFAAIDAGCAAVRVNPGNIKQFDDKVGEIAKAAKSAGVPIRIGVNAGSLDKRLLEKYGRATPEALVESALWECSLFEEHDFRDIKISVKHNDPVVMINAYRQLAAACDYPLHLGVTEAGPAFQGTIKSAVAFGALLAEGIGDTIRVSLSAPPAEEVKVGNQILESLNLRQRGLEIVSCPSCGRAQVDVYKLAEEVTAGLEGMEVPLRVAVMGCVVNGPGEAREADLGVASGNGKGQIFVKGEVIKTVPESKIVETLIEEALKLAEQMQAEGVASGAPTVIAAD; the protein is encoded by the coding sequence ATGACCGCGATCTCGCTCGGTATTCCGTCCCTGCCGCTCAAGCCGCTTGCCAAGCGCCGCTACTCCCGGCAGATCATGGTGGGCTCTGTTCCGGTCGGTGGTGACGCGCCGGTGTCGGTGCAGTCGATGACCACGACGGTGACGGCCGACATCAATGCGACGCTGCAGCAGATCGCGGAGCTGACGGCCTCGGGCTGCCAGATCGTGCGGGTGGCGGTGCCGACCCAGGACGACGCGGACGCGCTGCCGATCATCGCCAAGAAGTCGGGCATCCCGGTGATCGCGGACATCCACTTCCAGCCGAAGTACGTGTTCGCGGCGATTGACGCGGGTTGCGCGGCGGTGCGGGTGAACCCGGGCAATATCAAGCAGTTCGACGACAAGGTCGGCGAGATCGCCAAGGCCGCCAAGAGCGCCGGCGTCCCGATCCGAATCGGTGTGAACGCGGGGTCGCTGGACAAGCGGCTGCTGGAGAAGTACGGGCGGGCGACGCCCGAGGCGCTGGTGGAGTCGGCGCTGTGGGAGTGCTCGCTGTTCGAGGAGCACGACTTCCGGGACATCAAGATCTCGGTGAAGCACAACGACCCGGTCGTGATGATCAACGCCTACCGGCAGCTCGCGGCGGCCTGCGACTATCCGCTGCACCTGGGCGTGACCGAGGCGGGGCCGGCGTTCCAGGGCACCATCAAGTCGGCGGTGGCGTTCGGCGCGCTGCTGGCGGAGGGTATCGGGGACACCATCCGGGTCTCGCTGTCGGCGCCGCCGGCGGAGGAGGTCAAGGTCGGCAACCAGATCCTGGAGTCGCTGAACCTGCGTCAGCGCGGTCTGGAGATCGTGTCGTGCCCCTCCTGCGGGCGGGCGCAGGTGGATGTCTACAAGCTGGCGGAGGAGGTCACCGCCGGGCTCGAGGGCATGGAGGTGCCGCTGCGCGTGGCGGTGATGGGCTGTGTGGTGAACGGTCCGGGTGAGGCCCGCGAGGCGGACCTCGGGGTGGCGTCGGGCAACGGCAAGGGGCAGATCTTCGTGAAGGGCGAGGTGATCAAGACGGTTCCGGAGTCGAAGATCGTCGAGACCCTGATCGAGGAGGCGCTCAAGCTCGCCGAGCAGATGCAGGCCGAGGGCGTGGCATCCGGCGCACCGACCGTGATCGCCGCCGACTGA
- the rimP gene encoding ribosome maturation factor RimP: MSTTPTDRLRALLEPLAVQAGLDLEDIKVSQAGSRRQVQIDVDADGGVDLDAIAEFSRAVGEALDESDVMGSAAYVLEVGSPGVDRPLTELRHWRRNVGRLVKAQLTDGTEIVARVLEVDEDGGLLVEVQPVKGRGRAKERRLALAEVAKARVQVEFNRKDDEQLLVDGEDSADEAEADLDDDLDDDSDDDTDEEL; the protein is encoded by the coding sequence ATGAGCACCACCCCCACCGATCGGTTGCGTGCCCTGTTGGAGCCGCTGGCCGTGCAGGCGGGTCTGGACCTTGAGGACATCAAGGTGAGCCAGGCCGGCAGCCGCCGCCAGGTACAGATCGATGTGGACGCCGACGGCGGTGTGGATCTCGATGCCATCGCCGAGTTCAGCCGCGCCGTCGGCGAGGCACTGGACGAGTCCGACGTGATGGGCAGCGCCGCGTACGTGCTGGAGGTCGGCTCGCCGGGCGTGGACCGCCCGCTCACCGAGCTCCGCCACTGGCGCCGCAACGTCGGGCGCCTGGTCAAGGCCCAGCTCACCGACGGCACCGAGATCGTCGCCCGGGTGTTGGAGGTCGACGAGGACGGCGGCCTGCTGGTCGAGGTGCAGCCGGTCAAGGGGCGCGGCCGGGCCAAGGAACGCAGGCTGGCCCTGGCGGAGGTCGCCAAGGCGCGCGTCCAGGTCGAGTTCAACCGCAAGGACGACGAGCAGCTGCTCGTCGACGGCGAGGACTCCGCGGACGAGGCCGAGGCCGACCTCGACGACGACCTTGACGACGACAGCGACGACGACACCGACGAAGAGCTTTAA
- a CDS encoding DUF4439 domain-containing protein, with protein sequence MKSPSRRTLLAAGTLALAGLLAACSGSDGSGGGAGGGHKADPDLPIRSRAVAASDTLLTQYDALLAGAGATDARLRPLRAEVAQQRAALAVGLPASAAAKGSASPSPAATAPGAAPGAAPTVALLAAAELSTAQARLTDLDAASPELARLLASVSAADALHAALLGDPGVVTVPVTADPSPAPASASASASPTRSAAASATPLPASAVTALQAALAAEHAAVYGYGVIAARTPVGPQREQARAAYAAHEARRDAWHRNLAAGGATPAAAAPGYQLPFAVPDAAAAGRLAAYIETRLTAVYADLVADTGGSLRMSAATALRESVLRGSQWGAAADALPGMPAAPPSPAASPSVSPSASPRS encoded by the coding sequence ATGAAGTCCCCCAGCCGGCGGACCCTCCTGGCCGCCGGGACCCTGGCCCTGGCCGGCCTGCTGGCCGCCTGCTCCGGTTCGGACGGCTCCGGCGGCGGCGCGGGCGGGGGCCACAAGGCCGACCCGGACCTGCCGATCCGCAGCCGCGCGGTGGCCGCCAGCGACACCCTGCTCACCCAGTACGACGCGCTGCTGGCCGGCGCCGGCGCCACGGACGCCCGTCTGCGGCCGCTGCGCGCCGAGGTGGCGCAGCAGCGCGCGGCACTGGCCGTCGGACTGCCGGCGAGCGCCGCGGCCAAGGGCTCGGCCTCGCCGTCGCCCGCCGCCACCGCCCCGGGCGCCGCCCCGGGCGCCGCCCCGACCGTCGCCCTGCTGGCCGCCGCCGAGCTGAGCACCGCGCAGGCCCGGCTCACCGACCTGGACGCGGCCTCCCCCGAGCTGGCCCGGCTGCTGGCCTCGGTCTCCGCGGCCGACGCACTGCACGCGGCGCTGCTGGGCGATCCGGGCGTAGTGACCGTGCCGGTCACCGCCGACCCCTCCCCGGCGCCCGCGTCCGCGTCGGCGTCCGCGTCGCCGACCCGGTCGGCCGCGGCATCCGCCACCCCGCTGCCGGCCTCGGCCGTGACCGCCCTGCAAGCCGCGCTCGCCGCCGAGCACGCGGCGGTCTACGGCTACGGCGTGATCGCCGCCCGCACCCCGGTCGGCCCGCAGCGCGAGCAGGCCCGTGCGGCCTACGCCGCGCACGAGGCCCGCCGGGACGCCTGGCACCGCAACCTGGCCGCCGGCGGCGCGACCCCCGCCGCCGCTGCCCCCGGCTACCAACTCCCCTTCGCCGTCCCGGACGCCGCCGCGGCCGGCCGACTCGCCGCGTACATCGAGACCCGGCTGACGGCGGTCTACGCCGACCTGGTCGCCGACACCGGCGGATCGCTGCGGATGAGCGCCGCCACCGCCCTGCGCGAGAGCGTGCTGCGCGGCAGCCAGTGGGGCGCCGCCGCCGACGCGCTCCCGGGCATGCCGGCCGCGCCCCCGTCACCGGCGGCCTCGCCGTCGGTCTCGCCGTCGGCCTCGCCCCGCTCCTGA
- the nusA gene encoding transcription termination factor NusA, protein MDIDMSALRGLVTEKNIPFDLLVESIESALLIAYHRTEGSRRRARVELNRKTGHVTVWALEDASELDEGVEPKEFDDTPSGFGRIAASTAKQVILQRLRDAADDQTFGEYAGKEGDIVTGVVQQGNDPKNVLVDIGKLEAILPPQEQVPGEDYKHGTRIRSYVVAVRRGVRGASVTLSRTHPNLVRKLFALEVPEIADGSVEIAAIAREAGHRTKIAVFSRRQGLNAKGACIGPMGGRVRNVMAELHGEKIDIVDWSEDPAEMVASALSPARVTKVEIVDYAQRSARVIVPDYQLSLAIGKEGQNARLAARLTGWRIDIRPDTETGDEGGSDRRGGESAVD, encoded by the coding sequence GTGGACATCGACATGAGTGCCCTGCGTGGGCTGGTGACCGAGAAGAACATCCCGTTCGACCTGCTGGTCGAGTCGATCGAGTCGGCGCTCCTCATCGCGTACCACCGGACCGAGGGCTCACGCCGCCGGGCCCGGGTCGAGCTGAACCGCAAGACCGGGCACGTGACCGTGTGGGCGCTGGAGGACGCGAGCGAGCTCGACGAGGGCGTCGAGCCCAAGGAGTTCGACGACACCCCGAGCGGCTTCGGCCGGATCGCCGCCAGCACCGCCAAGCAGGTGATCCTGCAGCGGCTGCGCGACGCCGCCGACGACCAGACCTTCGGCGAGTACGCGGGCAAGGAGGGCGACATCGTCACCGGTGTCGTCCAGCAGGGCAACGACCCCAAGAACGTGCTGGTGGACATCGGCAAGCTGGAGGCCATCCTGCCTCCGCAGGAGCAGGTCCCCGGCGAGGACTACAAGCACGGCACCCGGATCCGCAGCTATGTGGTGGCGGTCCGCCGCGGCGTGCGCGGTGCCTCGGTGACCCTCTCGCGCACCCACCCCAACCTGGTGCGCAAGCTGTTCGCGCTGGAGGTCCCGGAGATCGCCGACGGCAGCGTCGAGATCGCCGCGATCGCCCGCGAGGCCGGCCACCGCACCAAGATCGCGGTCTTCTCGCGCCGCCAGGGCCTGAACGCCAAGGGCGCCTGCATCGGCCCGATGGGCGGCCGGGTGCGCAATGTGATGGCCGAGCTGCACGGCGAGAAGATCGACATCGTCGACTGGTCCGAGGACCCGGCCGAGATGGTGGCCAGCGCGCTGTCCCCCGCCCGGGTGACGAAGGTCGAGATCGTGGACTACGCGCAGCGCTCCGCACGAGTGATCGTGCCCGACTACCAGCTGTCACTGGCGATCGGCAAGGAGGGGCAGAACGCCCGTCTGGCCGCTCGGCTGACCGGCTGGCGGATCGACATTCGCCCGGACACCGAGACCGGTGACGAGGGCGGTTCGGACCGTCGTGGCGGGGAATCCGCCGTCGATTAG
- a CDS encoding GNAT family N-acetyltransferase, with translation MEQLSEVTIEPIDLAAWAPYALEVQSAAFGLSPEEIAVRLQIVGRHAQQPGVLALGALRGGRLVGFGYGMPNQREHWWSTVIEPYLEARGYGDWLDGVFAITELHVLPQYQGYGLGSSLIRTLCEQSGLRRSILSAIDTETPARRLYRSLGYRDLARAVRFPNTDRPYAVMGARLPLLDRWA, from the coding sequence ATGGAGCAGCTGTCCGAGGTGACCATCGAGCCGATCGACCTGGCGGCCTGGGCACCGTACGCGCTGGAGGTGCAGTCGGCCGCCTTCGGGCTGTCGCCGGAGGAGATCGCGGTCCGGCTGCAGATCGTCGGCCGGCACGCGCAGCAGCCCGGGGTACTGGCGCTGGGGGCGCTGCGCGGCGGCCGGCTGGTCGGCTTCGGCTACGGGATGCCCAATCAGCGCGAGCACTGGTGGAGCACCGTCATCGAGCCCTACCTGGAGGCGCGCGGGTACGGCGACTGGCTGGACGGCGTCTTCGCCATCACCGAGCTGCACGTGCTGCCGCAGTACCAGGGCTACGGGCTCGGCAGCTCGCTGATCCGCACGCTCTGCGAGCAGTCGGGCCTGCGCCGCAGCATCCTGTCGGCGATCGACACCGAGACCCCGGCCCGCCGCCTCTACCGCTCGCTCGGCTACCGCGACCTGGCCCGCGCGGTGCGCTTCCCCAACACCGACCGCCCGTACGCGGTGATGGGCGCCCGGCTGCCGCTGCTGGACCGCTGGGCCTGA